A single region of the Candidatus Protochlamydia amoebophila UWE25 genome encodes:
- a CDS encoding Fic family protein, producing the protein MHRRLVEDVRRNSAQPGQYRVIQNYVANSKTKEIIYTPPAAYEVLMFMAELVDWLQNEQTIPPVLLAGIAQFQLVHIHPFLDGNGRTPRILSTLCLYRSGYDFKKLFTISE; encoded by the coding sequence ATTCATAGACGTCTTGTCGAAGACGTAAGAAGAAATAGCGCTCAGCCAGGGCAATATAGAGTCATTCAAAATTATGTTGCTAATTCTAAAACAAAAGAAATTATTTACACACCACCGGCAGCTTATGAAGTCCTCATGTTTATGGCCGAATTGGTGGACTGGCTACAAAATGAACAAACCATCCCTCCAGTACTTTTAGCAGGGATTGCACAGTTTCAACTCGTTCATATACACCCGTTTTTAGATGGAAATGGCCGAACACCTCGGATATTGTCTACGCTATGTCTCTATCGATCGGGTTACGACTTCAAGAAACTTTTTACTATTAGTGAATAA
- a CDS encoding ankyrin repeat domain-containing protein, translating into MNAKHEDEITSLHVATKNLHLEIMELLLSQKKIDLHAQNNQGHTPLHIAVESGYYESAKLLA; encoded by the coding sequence GTGAATGCAAAGCATGAGGATGAAATTACTAGCTTGCATGTTGCCACCAAAAATCTGCATCTGGAAATTATGGAACTTTTACTTTCGCAAAAAAAAATTGATCTTCATGCCCAAAATAATCAAGGTCATACGCCTTTGCATATTGCTGTGGAGTCAGGTTATTATGAGAGTGCTAAGCTCTTGGCTTAG